A genomic region of Eucalyptus grandis isolate ANBG69807.140 chromosome 5, ASM1654582v1, whole genome shotgun sequence contains the following coding sequences:
- the LOC108956507 gene encoding uncharacterized protein LOC108956507 — MSDQEPRTPAKGASRAVTRGRAPTRVSARGGRGRAPAQASASGMVPPVVDARVAPPPVGAGARDQTAAFTAAVGAAATTAANAAIAATVPAAAPVVAPAVAPVEILPGDVAARRPVHQLVDQFLKMNPPKFIGIRDPEAASLWVQDLEKAFALLMCSEEEKVLLAVYQLQGNANIWWRAAKYIVFPEGVVQVWDTFLRAFNDQYFSSTAREQKIKEFHRLRQGSMTVDQYGVKFAELSQYARKLIEDPEEKARKFKSGLCAELKQPLLPWDLKDYIEVYRRAQMIEQGLNEQAASSGSRFGVNREAIRQGKRPMSGNRFQGPPSKKGGFGRSMADRMGPCRLCGRRLGSAPCPTRMGVCYECGQQGHIARHCPKKPRGQPQLPPPPPRGQIGGYAPQNVPRGGQQRPPAQGTIYAITQGQAEAAPNVITGMVSLNDQPAYALFDPGATHSFIAEQYVKLIGVITDGL, encoded by the exons ATGAGCGATCAGGAGCCGAGGACTCCTGCAAAGGGGGCCAGTAGGGCCGTGACTAGGGGAAGAGCGCCGACTAGAGTCAGTGCCCGAGGAGGCCGTGGTCGAGCGCCAGCACAGGCTAGCGCAAGTGGAATGGTTCCACCTGTTGTAGATGCtagagtagcaccacctcctgttggtgctggg GCTCGAGATCAAACTGCCGCCTTTACTGCCGCTGTTGGAGCCGCCGCCACTACTGCTGCCAACGCTGCCATTGCTGCCACTGTACCTGCTGCCGCACCTGTAGTTGCACCTGCCGTCGCCCCTGTTGAAATACTACCAGGAGATGTGGCCGCTAGGAGGCCGGTTCACCAGTTAGTGGATCAGTTCTTAAAGATGAATCCACCGAAATTCATTGGTATCAGAGACCCTGAGGCCGCATCTCTGTGGGTACAGGATTTGGAGAAGGCATTTGCACTTCTGATGTGCAGTGAGGAGGAAAAGGTGTTACTAGCTGTGTACCAACTTCAAGGTAACGCCAATATATGGTGGAGAGCCGCCAAATATATAGTGTTCCCGGAAGGTGTGGTCCAAGTGTGGGACACCTTCCTCAGAGCCTTTAATGATCAGTACTTTTCGAGTACTGCTCGGGAACAAAAGATAAAGGAGTTCCACCGTCTCCGCCAAGGGAGCATGACAGTTGACCAATATGGGGTCAAGTTCGCAGAACTATCACAGTATGCTCGTAAACTGATAGAAGACCCTGAAGAGAAAGCTCGGAAGTTCAAAAGCggtctttgtgctgaattgaaacAACCTCTGCTACCATGGGACTTGAAAGATTACATAGAGGTTTATCGTCGAGCCCAAATGATAGAGCAAGGATTGAATGAACAAGCTGCCTCGTCGGGATCGAGATTTGGTGTTAACCGGGAAGCGATCAGGCAAGGGAAGAGGCCAATGTCAGGGAACAGATTCCAAGGTCCGCCTAGCAAGAAGGGTGGATTTGGTAGGTCGATGGCTGACAGAATGGGACCGTGTCGCCTTTGTGGGAGACGACTTGGGTCAGCACCGTGTCCAACTAGGATGGGTGTGTGTTAcgaatgtggccaacagggcCACATAGCTAGACATTGTCCCAAGAAGCCAAGGGGACAGCCGCAactaccaccgccaccaccacgaGGACAGATCGGAGGATATGCCCCTCAGAACGTGCCGCGAGGAGGACAGCAGAGACCTCCAGCTCAAGGCACGATTTATGCAATCACACAAGGTCAGGCGGAAGCTGCGCCTAACGTGATAACAGGTATGGTTTCGCTCAAcgaccaacctgcttatgctttgtttgatccgGGAGCAACCCACTCATTTATTGCCGAGCAGtatgttaagttgatagga gttattacagacggtttgtag